A genomic stretch from Desulfobacterales bacterium includes:
- a CDS encoding PaaI family thioesterase — MKNKAFQDYYTDEHSHCYGCGHLNPDGLQIKTYWDGDETVTVFTPKEYHMAMPGYVYGGLIASVIDCHCTGSAAAAAYRAENRGMDTEPPIRFVTASLHVDYLHPTPIGVPLDIRGEILEITARKVVLAATLSANGRICAKGKVVAVKVPVTFK, encoded by the coding sequence AAAGCATTCCAGGACTATTACACAGATGAACACAGCCATTGCTACGGTTGTGGCCATCTCAACCCGGATGGCCTTCAGATAAAAACGTATTGGGACGGCGATGAAACCGTGACTGTTTTTACGCCCAAGGAATACCACATGGCAATGCCGGGATACGTGTATGGCGGACTTATCGCCTCGGTTATTGATTGCCATTGCACGGGCAGCGCCGCCGCTGCCGCATATCGCGCGGAAAACAGAGGCATGGACACGGAGCCGCCGATTCGCTTTGTTACCGCCTCGCTTCACGTCGATTACCTGCACCCCACACCCATTGGTGTGCCGCTTGATATTCGAGGAGAAATTTTAGAAATAACGGCTCGCAAGGTGGTATTGGCCGCTACGTTATCCGCAAACGGCCGGATTTGCGCCAAAGGAAAGGTTGTTGCAGTAAAGGTGCCTGTAACCTTTAAGTAA
- a CDS encoding helix-turn-helix domain-containing protein: MEPNKKLVTSGNKHLDLLLDGGIIIGDNVLWYDNAGSLAQLFCYHLIQASIAKKKSVIYINFDNSPKTLLEKLGPLAKYPALTILDCFTNGKGEGSEIFQKFYNRGRGDKICQVIRIEDPHNPDHVMGAFYGLHKTMTGDVRFIFDSLTGMQELWESEEQIQKFYSHSCPRLYELNTIAYWIVEKEAHSSVLKAHLNKITQVAIDLSLTRGKTSLTILKADKRDLNILNKTANYRSKGMEIVFEGEQGHSEAINIGGRLKEIRTQKGLSQTELAKLVGVTPSTISQVENNQIYPSLPALFKMSEILSVDAGALFQKSAFSADQVVYAAKDAVDVQLPRIPKESGRISLLTKVGLDSKIEPYLIELLPGTKLASHFFMHKGEELGYLLSGELKVKLERGVKTIQAGDIIHLKSSIPLQWESTGSDAAALLWIKIK, from the coding sequence ATGGAACCGAATAAAAAACTGGTCACTTCCGGCAATAAACACCTGGACTTGCTGTTGGATGGCGGCATTATCATCGGCGACAATGTGTTGTGGTATGATAACGCGGGCAGTTTGGCGCAGCTTTTCTGTTATCATCTGATTCAAGCCTCCATCGCCAAGAAAAAATCCGTCATTTATATCAACTTTGACAACAGCCCCAAAACGCTTCTTGAAAAACTCGGCCCTTTGGCAAAATATCCCGCCTTAACCATTCTCGACTGTTTTACCAACGGCAAGGGGGAAGGCTCTGAGATATTTCAAAAGTTTTACAACCGGGGACGAGGAGATAAAATTTGCCAGGTCATTCGCATCGAGGATCCGCACAACCCGGATCATGTGATGGGGGCTTTTTACGGTTTGCATAAGACCATGACGGGCGATGTGCGGTTTATTTTCGACAGCCTCACCGGCATGCAAGAGCTTTGGGAAAGCGAAGAGCAGATTCAAAAATTTTATTCCCATTCCTGCCCCAGGCTCTATGAGTTAAATACGATCGCCTATTGGATCGTTGAGAAGGAGGCCCATTCATCCGTTTTAAAAGCGCATCTGAATAAGATCACGCAGGTGGCTATCGATCTGTCGCTAACCCGTGGAAAGACCTCCCTCACGATTCTTAAAGCGGATAAACGCGATCTGAATATCCTCAACAAAACCGCTAACTATAGAAGCAAAGGCATGGAGATCGTCTTTGAAGGTGAACAGGGGCATTCTGAGGCGATCAATATCGGCGGACGGCTCAAGGAAATTCGAACCCAAAAGGGGCTGTCCCAAACAGAGCTGGCCAAATTGGTGGGCGTTACGCCTAGCACGATTTCCCAGGTGGAAAACAACCAGATTTACCCTTCGCTGCCGGCGCTGTTTAAGATGTCCGAAATTTTATCCGTGGACGCCGGCGCTCTTTTCCAAAAATCCGCCTTCAGCGCCGATCAGGTGGTTTACGCGGCCAAGGATGCGGTGGATGTTCAGTTGCCTAGAATTCCAAAAGAATCCGGACGAATATCTTTGCTGACAAAAGTCGGCCTGGATTCAAAAATCGAGCCGTATTTGATTGAGCTTTTGCCGGGGACAAAACTCGCCTCACATTTTTTCATGCATAAGGGCGAAGAATTGGGGTATCTACTTTCCGGCGAGCTGAAAGTGAAGCTCGAGCGAGGCGTAAAAACCATTCAGGCCGGGGATATCATCCATTTAAAATCATCCATTCCATTGCAATGGGAGAGCACCGGTTCCGATGCGGCAGCCCTGTTATGGATCAAGATAAAATAA